AGGCTAACATAAGGTGTAtaacttaaattattattattattattattattattattattattattatttaaaatgcccaggaatggctgtgttttggttttaactgtctttactgagtgtttaagatgaagcagtcaaactgacttttgtttttatctattATTAATAGTCAGCTGagtttttatgggagtcattcctgtggAAACTTTACAGCAGCTTATCAGTTCTGTTAGTGCCATTTGAACCAGGATGGGTCTAGGTCTTGCTTCACCATAtgtcttccctcggaagcatcagggatgtctcccttctcttatGATcctcttcttcatagcaaatgcactgattggctttctattCTCCAGTggactcattaatctccctgatggagaggtcatgtggcccagagttgcaaagctctttagagaagtcccatattccctggattcagactgactcagagggcaagagccaaatattggttttcttggcccttttgatttaactttaattttaaatcttcatcttaaacatccagtaaataaattttaacagccttacattaagagtactgggctttaatgtctataactttataattatttatcttttttattaattggggtctgtattatcctatctgtcttgtaggtgatggcttattatcttaaattaacccaggatgtgtgtttttaaagcagtacctctgtaaaacattaacaggcaatctttagaccatttataagaaaactacaaaataaaattaacaagagtgaaaacatatttagttcgtgTAAATATGTTTACCTTAAGTTTTGGCTGAGTTACACATTATAtctcctgtttgagatcctagtaatcttgatagaaaaaaaaaaaacaacaacttttgaacataactttaaatgaactaaaatctggcctactgcttttgtagtcattctcacatgtagtaagaggggacacagagccttatcgaaggtaaggcagggctcttcataaatcttaagtgttttagttcttaaattgatctttgtcttttaaatatcattttacaaagtttacataaattgtttggggtcacatgaacattagctaacaccatatgatatcacatttaaaacatgaattaaagaaggcTGAAAATCTTTAACCATTTGTGGAAAGGTAGCAAAATATTTTGTGCCTATCAatattaacctttacatagattaggctctcattaacttaaaaatacatttaaattatttcccagtgtaaaaagtaatataaaactttacatatcttattgacaacaggtaactaAATCCCTAATATGCTTTTTTAAgcttaaaattaccatacaaccttagaacaccagcttgatataatgctcttttaaagcttctaccttacagacttgtatacctggaaaatatgagcacattaatagcatcacaattacattgatgtttttatattaaccaagtttagcttttaaagaaatgacagtacaatgctctaaaataacagttcttatttaaccagatgtttaatttttatgcttacttgctctagaaaaaaataaaactcaataaacacaatgttatgggtaaacatgttttaaggaatttttgtctttttaacacattactgattgtaaaaacaaacttatacagaccttagtaaatcaatcagatatctaacaaaagaactgatgaatgagtaatcccatatcaaatttactttacttattttatcaaaatattagacaagtatattgaacagtgttagttatttttttgaaggaaaagtcctaaccaatattagacattttatagacattaatatttcattagtttttttgaacacctagaaaaacttgtaaacttaaatttaaagacatttatttttatcagtttattaaatttaaattgaacaattttaatcacatgaattaaagatctttggatccatttttaaaaatttttatgagtgctccttatatatgttaatttgtatatcatatatatgatatatggacatatgcccatatagacatacaacacataacacaagtgtgcacacataacacaatagtaaagtccTTGTacctttttgcaggtgaaatctccattgcaaagtttttttaaaaaaaaactccacagttgattaaaaatagaactgatcagaaaaaaaaacattaatctgagtctgtaggatcaaaatcatgagctcaaaaaaatacagaatctaagaaaaagcaagagtcctagaaaaaaatgactggctagtaaatagtaaataccatacaatttactttttttttcttaggcctcagatcagtctcctactgagcttgcaggcttctatcATTTGCATTTTAATGTAAGTTCtgactgaggtctggaaggagcagggaaaactattatctgagcagacacctcatgtataaggcattttaaccataagtcataatttttaggtttgaatgttgaaaattatgatacaagtttaagacacaattcacaaaattttatatctttacatcttgttttgtcaacagataccttactatgatttactatccttgtccaaattaatgcactggtacacacagtgacattttccaaggctacccagttcaaaaattggtgaaaaaactgaatgattgagagttacttgccaacttggaagtagagttcttcagttttccatcctaagtatttaagttctctggcatgaatatctgaaatcataaactaaacaattacctaaacccaacttttaactgcaagattgtgcaatgcttcaaaaacccattcagataagtAGACAGAGgtagcataatccttacagtgcagggaaggaaggtggGAGTTCCCTGAAGCAAAatcgggcttcagcagctgctgggagtccctcagtccctccctttacttacaggattagctcctcttttaTAGGTGGTGGATCCTCTGTTTTTAATTTAGAAGTGTCATAAATGGGGCCCTCATCATCTGAGGAATCACTTTCACTCACTGAAACTATTGATTCCCTGTCCTGAACCTCCATCCAAGTTCCCCGCATCTGCTGTAAAAATTCATGCACTTTTACATCTGGAGATAAAAGTGCATCTTTTGCCAACTTCCTCAAAGAAAAATTAGCTACAGGTAAACTGTCCAGACCGTTTTCccttaaatatttttgcaaatcTTCTTTTACATGTTCCcaatcaggaacaattaaattccCTGAGTACAAAAAAACAAGGAGATGTAGTTTTAATAGCAAGCATAAAAGcagaagctgttttttttttacaattaacaAAACAGgataaatttatttaatatagAACTGAATATTCCTTAATTACTACTATCATTCATTACAGaaaacatatatttaaataaagtcCTTAAGACAATAATCTCATTTAAATTTAAAGCAGCATACTATTCTTACTCTAAATGCCTGCCAGTGCACACTACATCATTAATCAACACACTCTGAAGTAACACAGCATGATGGTCTTCAGCAAAATACTCTGACAAGTGctaaaatttttatcttcttttaTAAAGCAAATCAAAAATAGTGATATAACAATAAGCAATTTAAGTTATAAGTGGTACATTAATACcataaatagattaaaaaaatgaagttgccaataatataaatttgttattttgttATAAGGTATATAAAAAAGGCAAGGAGACACAAAATTACTGGGCTTCAGATTTAAAATAATTAGTGAGATCTATTTTACAGAATGACAAAAAAAATCACCCAACTCTCTATCTCTATCAAAACAAACACTTTATATAAGAAAGATTCCCTTCTaaatatttatacacatattACCATTAATACTGTTAATAAAACTCAtagatatatttatttaaataagaatTAATAAACTGCCCCAAATGCTGATTTTTATAGCACAAAGCATAATTATTTTAACTCAACACTCTGGGTGGCATATTGAATACAATGCTTTTTTAGACAATATTAACAAgcaaatttttaagaatataatttCATCTACAGGTCAGATAAAGCTTTATTAAATGGTAAACACTTGTAACAAGTGCAGAAATACAAGTTTCAAAAATAATACATTCAGAAGTTCTGCTATTCAAATAATATTTTCTCAAAACCGGGTGGAGGAGTATGATAAAATTCACTGAACTGGCAATCCAAAATTGCACTGTCATCAACATAAACAACTGGATACACTGTCCCTCGTATACCTGATGCAGGACAATACAtgttttttccattcaaatataCATTTAATTCTACATGGTCATATGTAATACCCACCACGTCTCCCTCTTGTGGAAGGCTGTTTGCTGGCAGCGTGtttttctcttcattgttgtgGTATAGGGCTCCATCATTTCTCATCACCAGACTGTGAACATCTCGGCCAAGGGGAATCTGATTCAGGTTAACCTTCTGAGTTGCAACACCAATACCCCATATTCCTGTAGACTGGATTTTGAATTCAAAGTAGCTTTTGTTTTGATGTAAAGGTGCACTGGCTAAACAACCTCCTGTTCCACATATTCTTCTTCCATTTTTTACAATGACAACATCTGTTCCCATGTGCTGCGTGTCCAGCTGCACAGCTGGCATCTCCTTCAGAGGGATGTAGCCAGTCCCGCCCTCTCTGCAGCACCGCAGGCAGCACAAAACCGAAGCAGCCATCGCACAGGGACCACTGCTCCATCGCGGCCACCGCCCAGAAGCTGTTTTTCTATTAATTACAATTCCTTGCTCCTTAAGCAAAGTCATAATTGCCTGTTGCATTTTAGTGCTGCCCACCCAGGGATGCCATCTGTCAGACCTGCTGACAATCTGTAATTCCTGGTACAGCAGAGATGcttaagaaacacacacacacacacacacacacacacacacacacacacatgcattcaGTAGAAAATGAGCACCGTCTttacttttttctctcctttttttataCAGCATTGTTAattaaaacaagggaaaaaaaaaaacatcctttCAGCAGCTTAGTCCTTACAAGCATGGATAAACATTCTCAGAAAAACTTTGTATATGGTCACAATGCTCCATATTTCTTATCAATTAACTTGTGGTTAGTTATTccaaggaacacacacacacacacacacacacacacacacaaatatatataaattttacacTTGGCAGAACATTCTTTTATCTTCTTAAGACAACAACAAGGACACAGTCAAAGAGTTCATACTTTCTCACAGAACTCCTTGTTTTGCTAAGCACAGCAAAACTTAATGTTTGTGTGCGTGAGCACACAGCCCAATCCTCCCTGTGCCaacccaaacctttccctgcctCAAAGGaatctgccacagtctggctgggcacaattcagagccacttgtcaagcaggaacgaactttatttttagcatGCACGCCATACAAGGAGAGCTCTCCAGGAATTCCCCAAGAGCTCAACCACCACCTCCGGCACTTCCAGCCAGCACTCTACCAGAAATCCTAggtcattttcaattttcatactcTTGAGGAAGACTTCTGTGtcgcgtgggtggagccaaaagaaCCACCCAATgaacagctctgtggtctgaaagggcagggaaacagcccaatgagcatcaccagataggagccaatcagctgaaagtttgctggggcccctttggctgtggctctcaacatctccccctctctgtttaattaaacaacaagcatgtggcttagggaccgtgcctgtcttaggttatccaatactacatatggtccttacccatcatcAGATGAGCTGACTTCAAGGCGTCATCCTCCTGTCTTAggctggtaccattgcaattggatcttacccgtcattgactaccagtccagcatacagccacacctgtggataggcaTTTGTaccagtgtgggggggtgagattctttgcctcacttctgttggcccccaaattttagctgaacgaccatcacaagcagaagggtggaggatacaaaatgccatgacaccaagacatttgacggctccttttggaaaaattgtaccaccgatgacaccatcagcaaaaataccccagcaCTACAACAAgtggctgcaccaacagatagttcacaatgcatacaagtgatacatagtccaggcaagttctgcaagcagttcaaagcagaggaatccattaatatgtccatttcctcccaaagcaaATCAACTTTttgattgagcatcacttgttgagttacatcattcattgatgcatcagtttatacagtttgttgtgatagctattgcagaagctgtagtttggttttatctttgtcttcaccagcactgggatgaagataggaattctggcaatgatggctaaataaaaattatgtaacatcccagcaggcactaaaagaaagcaattttctgaacaatttaaagtatcctgaacagaattattaaatataatgaaaaggaaaggtgaaagtaaacaaacagatctgttaacctccttttttgttcacaaatTAAAACAACCCTCAACAGctatttacccaatttaaattaaaccatttaaatcatgtgaataagaaaaaaaaatagttggattcattttttcatgagcgctcatcatatatgatatatggacatacacacatacagacatacaacacaaaacacaagtgtgcacacataataaaatacatacaacacataacataatagtaaaggccttgtaactttttacaggtgaaatctccattgcaatgtttaaaaactgcatagtcaaaaaatagaagtaatcagcaaaacattaacctaggtctgtatgagctcaaaaaacaaaatagaacttcatgatgtgggaaatggcaataataaaatagatattgaaaaaagcatcctggtttcattagcctccaggtgtgggagaaccactgctgcagatgtaaggatagccaaactggagttctttatatcagctgttatggatttgagccaaatcatcttctttttttgtctgtagaaattgctttagttaatctctctggaatccaaatcagctggtattctccctgtggaaacacacaaacagacccctgactccagacaatcactgggtcaggacctttccattgtcctgttagaatatgctTCCAAAATACCTTgggtttatgtacattttttggacacatatgcctttctgtagcgttaagccctgatgaatccaaatttaaaaagtttagagtaaaaagggttattttaagtttatctttgggggatatatacccctttccaattacccctttggctttaataagtacattttaatagtttgatgagctctttcaactatgccttgtccatgtggattgtatgggattcctgttacatgagcaatgccaaatgatgagcaaaattgtttaaaagaggtagaagtataagcagggccattatctgtttttaactgtattggaacgcccacagtggcaaaattttgtaagcaatgagctataacatctttagttttttctccggcgtgaagggagcccatcaaaaatccagaagaagtatcaactgtaacatgcaaatattttaattttccaaattctggcaagtgtgtgacttccatctgccaaaAACGGttgggtatcagtcctctaggattgactccaagattaacttgtgataaaaatgtcacacaattttgacattgttttattatttgtctagcttgttccttagttatattaaatgcttttgtaaagtattaacattgacatggaaccttttatgaaaatttgtagcttcttctagtgtagagaaaatatgtatgtcatgtgtagttttctctgccaaatcattgcccaaactaagggctccaggcaatcctgtatgtgccctgatatgtcctataaagaatagatcttttctgtcccagattagactttgtatagtggaaaaaaaagagaaaacagtagaggaatggaaaatcctaccagcatcttcaagggatattaTAGCATtagctatatactgactatcggaaaataaattaaatacagaatctttaaacatcacaaaagcttgtaaaacttcattaagctctaccttttgagctgattgtttgggtactaaaaatgtaaaagtttgatcaggggtaactactgctgctgtaccattatttgacccatcagtgaatatatttggaacattcatgataggtgtttttctgtcatttttggaaaaactacaggatgcgaagaccaaaaagacaacaaaggattacatGGTAAGTAAtccttatcaaatgaaacattagatttacacatgattattgcccaagtatttaactcattagctaactcatcaatttgatccatagtatatggaataataattttattgggagaaatttcaaacactcctttgctgcttttattcctttgagtattaattgtcctacagcctaaggatacctagtaagaatagtgttaggagaataagataaatgtatccataataatggaccttcttgccaaaatactcctgtagaaatatttttttgttggtagtacaacaaaaaacaaaggcaaccttatatcaattctatccaaatgcatattttccatatatgtttcaatgatttttaatgtctttcttgcttcaggcattaacatgtggggtgaatttggatctgatggaccttgtaggatatcaaataaaaggtcccaactctcctgttggtatgcctaggtaaggccttatccaatttatgtctcctaataacttttgaaagtcgttaagtgatttgagttgatctactcgtatttgaatttttggtggacagactatggttgaggataatagaactcctaaataattaattggaaaatttaattgtactttatctattgctatctctagattataattttttaataagtttgtaagtgtggcataacattctagcaatgtgtttttatctttgtgtgctaataatacatcatccatatagtaaaatacttttagttcaggattttgatttctaagtggctggattactttgttaacataaatttgacacatagttgggctgttagtatCCCATGAGGGAGTACttcccattcatatctctgatcaggaccttcatgattcagtgcagggatagtaaatgcagaatgtggactatcctcagaatgaattggaattgaaaaaaacaatctttaatatctataactaaaacataccaggtttttggcaaagcagataattgggaaattcctgattgagcaggtcccataacaatcatctcattattaatggctcttaaatcttgcaataaatctctatttaccagatttctttttgatgatgaCAAAaaagggagtattatggggagatacagaaggttgtatatgtccctccgctaactgttgtttgaccaggtcatgggctgcttgtatcttttctttagtcaggggccactgaggaacccatactggtctttctgatttccaagtaatttttattgcctcagtgacccctcctgaaaacccaatccatgtctatctattttttgatctatttgtattggtgccactatactttgtcctttttcttccaatccttttcctttcctaaaaccttatctagctataatagtgggtgcatttgaaTTGAGGTTACTTGTTAATGTtagtcctaattgatctaggacatctcgtccccataaatttataggaagatgatccaatacatatggctgtatagttcccttacatccttcaggatccttccaatctaataccattgcacttctatggggattagttgccactcctaggcctcaaagagtTTGAATGACTTGTTGTAatagccaatgttttggccattcttgacgagagatgatgctaaggtctgcacctgtatccagtagcccattaaattcatgtccttgaatatttagttttagcatggggcgagaatctaaatttaaagaaagcatagccaaatctacacctatggagcctaatcccctggaacctctttctacagtatgactggaaaatttatcatgtaggctgagtattattaataactgtgttattctatctccttgtgaaattacttatATATCCTTTGGACAACAGGCTATaagttttatttcaccttcataattgggatcaatttccccaggacttatcataagtccttttagagtagaagaactacgtcccaataataagtctACTGTTCCTTGTGGAAGAggcccttttacccctgtgggaatgatttgaactcccatctttggagttagtactgctctggcagaggcgcagatgtccaaccctgtgctccctctggtttgtctagtgagggatctaatggataatgtgtcctgggcacaaccgtgatggtgttgctgggttcctccagtgccccgtatatttgtggtcatgGGCCCCAGAGCATCGGGCCCTCCTGTCAATTCTTTTGGCAATGGGGCCCGATGCCTTTATCGtgaataaacacctggtccttgttcgtttttgataatggagtaccctctatggtggtttgagaatggcattcattagcccaatgtctccctctatggcatcgtgggcaaatatccggtattctacccctttgataccgagttttgttaaaccctcctcttatgggtcaattcctcttaaaatgtcctgtttgttcacaattgtagcatgtttttggcctggtatctaaagcctgttttactgcagctgcca
This region of Callospermophilus lateralis isolate mCalLat2 chromosome 6, mCalLat2.hap1, whole genome shotgun sequence genomic DNA includes:
- the LOC143400873 gene encoding SPRY domain-containing protein 7-like isoform X2, which gives rise to MAASVLCCLRCCREGGTGYIPLKEMPAVQLDTQHMGTDVVIVKNGRRICGTGGCLASAPLHQNKSYFEFKIQSTGIWGIGVATQKVNLNQIPLGRDVHSLVMRNDGALYHNNEEKNTLPANSLPQEGDVLFMLMTVQFWIASSVNFIILLHPVLRKYYLNSRTSECIIFETCISALVTSVYHLIKLYLTCR
- the LOC143400873 gene encoding SPRY domain-containing protein 7-like isoform X1, which translates into the protein MAASVLCCLRCCREGGTGYIPLKEMPAVQLDTQHMGTDVVIVKNGRRICGTGGCLASAPLHQNKSYFEFKIQSTGIWGIGVATQKVNLNQIPLGRDVHSLVMRNDGALYHNNEEKNTLPANSLPQEGDVVGITYDHVELNVYLNGKNMYCPASGIRGTVYPVVYVDDSAILDCQFSEFYHTPPPGFEKILFE